The following are encoded together in the Humulus lupulus chromosome 5, drHumLupu1.1, whole genome shotgun sequence genome:
- the LOC133779231 gene encoding uncharacterized protein LOC133779231 has product MWGNLGIARIARLNAGHTLVKFRDEATRDLVLENGILHFDRKPVVVRPWTTELDHLKLVKSVPVWVRLPGLSLQYWGSKCLSALVSTIGNPILVDKVTKDRSMMQFARVLVEIEIADEIPKAIQFLNERGQLMEQLIEFEWLPTQCKNCKVFGHTESLCTRKKVEIWKPKVQKLDGETVGQPSEVHTDSTCSVLVQDSDNTDQQGNGIQLTTSVQVQHDEKGVLIAHGSDSGQVTGENETEVLSVTKEKDWITPKKVGGGKRLATKAKSKLQNTYSVLQDKQVEGLKLVGSAGQKLNGELPNT; this is encoded by the coding sequence ATGTGGGGAAATCTGGGGATTGCAAGGATTGCAAGGTTAAATGCAGGTCATACTCTTGTGAAATTTAGAGATGAAGCTACTAGAGATCTGGTTTTAGAGAATGGGATTCTTCATTTTGATAGGAAGCCTGTTGTTGTGAGACCATGGACTACTGAATTAGATCACCTGAAGTTAGTCAAATCCGTTCCTGTTTGGGTTAGATTACCAGGTTTGAGTTTGCAATATTGGGGGTCCAAATGTTTGAGTGCTTTGGTGAGTACCATTGGGAATCCAATTCTTGTGGACAAGGTTACTAAGGACAGGTCTATGATGCAATTTGCTCGGGTCTTGGTGGAGATTGAGATAGCTGATGAAATTCCAAAGGCTATTCAGTTTTTAAATGAAAGAGGGCAATTAATGGAGCAACTTATTGAGTTTGAATGGCTGCCAACACAATGTAAAAACTGTAAGGTGTTTGGCCATACTGAGTCATTATGTACCAGGAAAAAGGTAGAGATATGGAAGCCCAAAGTTCAGAAACTAGATGGTGAAACTGTAGGCCAGCCGTCTGAAGTGCATACTGATTCCACCTGCTCAGTTTTAGTGCAAGACTCGGATAACACAGATCAGCAGGGGAATGGTATTCAGTTGACCACTAGCGTTCAGGTTCAACATGATGAGAAGGGAGTGCTTATTGCTCATGGTTCAGATTCCGGCCAAGTTACTGGGGAAAATGAGACTGAAGTCCTGAGTGTTACCAAGGAGAAAGACTGGATTACCCCTAAGAAAGTGGGTGGGGGGAAGAGATTGGCTACTAAGGCTAAGAGCAAATTGCAGAATACTTATAGTGTGTTGCAAGACAAACAGGTGGAGGGTTTAAAATTGGTTGGTTCAGCAGGACAAAAACTAAATGGGGAACTTCCAAATACTTAG